In one window of Laspinema palackyanum D2c DNA:
- a CDS encoding BamA/TamA family outer membrane protein, protein MRLSPVLSAVLATCAILSIANPSRGETSALLAPSTTEPSMEVEDPRTTEPGERSPDGPAEGAKSSIIEGIKSIESIENGDAASVAVTQAQGEPISPVVPEIVLPETEAEQPAVEVSEGEVTEETPVIASEFAVEEDPLVSAIAPEEEVITAIGAQSDRPSQSPAELLNTPPLQQPHLSDRAEDWKRAIAQDPTPTEPAEPDAIETEPSTRPVVPSPTPESSPEPTPQPTPQPTTPPPFIPPQSQPAPQAEPQVLVAEVVVSGVEGRLEDEVYRVISLRPGQTTTRSQLQQDINAIFATGYFSNVRAEPQDTPLGVRVTFVVESNPVLNSVEVRGNQVLPQEVIDEIFAAQYGDILNLRDFQEGIKQLNEWYQQNGYVLAQVIDTPQVAADGTVILEVAEGVVESIEIQFINEEGELVDAEGQPIRGRTKEYIVTRELELEPGEVFNRQTIERDLQRVFGLGIFEDVQISLNPGQNPRNVVVVVNVLERSTGSIAAGAGISSASGLFGTLSVQEQNLFGRNLKLGTELQIGQREVLFDVNFTDPWIAGWESRTSYTVNLFRRRSISFIFDGGDPEIELPDDGGRPRILRFGGGLTFSRPLDNGWRASLGTQYQRISTRDDDGDIARTDEAGNDLSFSGDGKDDLFTFQLSGTRDLRDSALQPTSGSVLRVSTEQSVPIGLGSIFFNRLRASYNYYIPINLIRFSEGPQTFALSVQGGTVLGDLPPYEAFSLGGTTTVRGYDEGAVGTGRSFVQGSAEYRFPIYSVVGGALFFDAATDFGTGGDVPGRPAEVRNKPGSGFGYGLGLRVQSPLGPIRVDFALNDDGGSRFHFGLGERF, encoded by the coding sequence ATGCGCTTATCTCCTGTCTTGTCAGCCGTTCTTGCTACTTGTGCCATTCTCAGTATTGCCAACCCCAGTCGGGGAGAGACCTCGGCTCTCTTGGCCCCATCCACAACCGAACCTTCAATGGAAGTGGAGGACCCCAGGACAACCGAGCCTGGGGAGCGATCGCCCGATGGACCGGCAGAGGGGGCTAAATCTTCCATAATTGAGGGGATTAAAAGTATTGAGAGTATTGAGAATGGGGATGCAGCCAGTGTAGCTGTGACTCAGGCACAAGGGGAGCCGATCTCCCCGGTTGTACCTGAGATTGTTCTGCCTGAAACCGAGGCGGAGCAACCGGCAGTAGAAGTCAGCGAGGGGGAGGTCACAGAGGAAACCCCGGTGATTGCATCGGAATTCGCCGTGGAAGAAGACCCCTTAGTTTCGGCGATCGCCCCAGAAGAAGAAGTCATCACCGCCATTGGGGCACAGAGCGATCGGCCCAGTCAATCCCCGGCCGAACTCCTGAACACCCCACCCTTACAACAACCGCACCTCAGCGATCGAGCAGAGGACTGGAAGCGGGCGATCGCCCAAGACCCCACCCCAACCGAACCCGCCGAACCCGATGCCATAGAAACCGAACCCTCCACTCGTCCAGTCGTCCCCTCACCCACTCCCGAATCCAGCCCAGAACCCACTCCCCAACCCACTCCCCAACCGACAACACCGCCTCCTTTCATTCCACCCCAGTCCCAACCGGCACCCCAAGCCGAACCGCAAGTCTTGGTTGCCGAAGTCGTCGTTAGTGGCGTTGAAGGACGACTCGAAGACGAAGTGTATCGAGTGATTTCCCTGCGTCCAGGACAGACCACCACCCGGTCCCAACTGCAACAGGACATCAACGCCATTTTTGCCACCGGCTATTTTTCTAACGTCCGGGCCGAACCTCAAGACACCCCCCTCGGTGTGCGAGTCACCTTTGTAGTCGAATCCAACCCCGTTTTAAACAGCGTAGAAGTCAGGGGAAATCAAGTCCTTCCCCAAGAGGTGATTGATGAAATTTTTGCAGCGCAGTATGGGGATATCCTCAACCTGCGCGACTTCCAGGAAGGCATCAAACAATTAAACGAATGGTACCAACAAAATGGCTACGTCCTAGCCCAAGTCATTGACACCCCCCAAGTGGCCGCTGATGGCACCGTCATTCTGGAAGTCGCCGAAGGAGTCGTCGAGAGTATTGAAATCCAGTTCATTAACGAAGAAGGGGAACTCGTGGACGCCGAAGGGCAACCCATTCGAGGCCGGACTAAGGAATACATTGTCACCCGAGAACTCGAACTAGAACCCGGAGAAGTCTTTAATCGCCAAACCATTGAACGGGATTTACAGCGAGTATTTGGACTGGGCATTTTTGAAGATGTCCAAATTTCCCTCAACCCTGGTCAAAATCCTCGCAACGTCGTGGTTGTGGTCAATGTCTTAGAAAGAAGTACCGGGTCGATCGCCGCAGGTGCAGGGATTAGTTCTGCCAGTGGTTTATTTGGAACCCTCAGCGTGCAAGAACAAAACCTATTTGGGAGAAACCTCAAATTAGGGACCGAGTTGCAAATTGGACAGCGCGAGGTGCTGTTTGATGTCAACTTTACCGACCCCTGGATTGCGGGTTGGGAGAGTCGCACCTCTTATACCGTCAATCTATTCCGACGGCGCTCCATCTCCTTTATTTTTGATGGGGGCGATCCAGAAATCGAACTCCCCGACGACGGCGGGCGTCCGCGAATTCTGCGCTTTGGCGGGGGACTCACCTTTTCCCGTCCCCTGGATAATGGCTGGAGAGCCTCCTTAGGCACCCAATATCAACGAATTAGTACCCGAGATGATGATGGGGATATCGCCCGAACTGACGAAGCCGGAAACGATTTGAGCTTTAGTGGCGACGGTAAAGATGATTTGTTTACCTTCCAACTCAGTGGCACCCGAGATTTACGCGATAGTGCTTTGCAGCCCACCTCCGGGAGTGTCCTGCGCGTCAGTACAGAACAATCGGTTCCCATTGGCCTAGGAAGTATCTTCTTCAATCGGTTGAGAGCCAGTTATAACTACTACATCCCTATCAATTTAATTCGCTTTTCTGAAGGACCTCAAACCTTTGCTTTAAGCGTTCAAGGCGGAACAGTCCTCGGGGATTTACCCCCCTACGAAGCCTTTTCCCTCGGGGGAACCACCACCGTGCGCGGTTACGATGAAGGGGCAGTAGGAACCGGGCGCAGTTTTGTCCAAGGGAGTGCCGAGTATCGCTTCCCGATTTATTCGGTGGTGGGCGGTGCACTGTTCTTTGATGCAGCCACGGACTTCGGAACCGGGGGCGACGTTCCCGGACGACCGGCAGAGGTCCGCAACAAACCGGGGAGTGGATTTGGCTATGGGTTGGGGCTGCGAGTCCAGTCTCCCCTGGGGCCAATTCGGGTGGATTTCGCCCTGAATGATGATGGAGGCAGTCGCTTCCACTTTGGTCTTGGTGAACGATTCTAG
- a CDS encoding DUF6825 family protein gives MSKPVVDAFFVGRALSQALYHELEKTLTNALSDLGKFDAEQRERLRLFTQEVMERASRESGFVMNVPTNSGISGPIGSPIPEPGDLQATIDELRAEIAQVRAQLQIYRSNRP, from the coding sequence ATGAGTAAACCTGTAGTCGATGCCTTTTTTGTGGGTAGAGCCTTATCCCAAGCGCTTTACCACGAGCTAGAAAAAACCCTAACCAATGCCCTGAGCGATTTGGGTAAATTTGATGCGGAACAGCGAGAGCGTCTGCGGTTATTCACCCAAGAGGTGATGGAACGAGCCAGTCGCGAATCAGGTTTCGTGATGAACGTGCCTACGAACTCAGGGATCTCGGGTCCCATCGGAAGCCCGATTCCTGAACCGGGGGATCTGCAAGCAACCATTGATGAGTTGCGAGCAGAAATTGCCCAAGTTCGCGCTCAGTTACAGATTTACCGTAGTAACCGTCCTTAA
- a CDS encoding group I truncated hemoglobin, which translates to MTTLFDKLGGQAAVDLAVDKFYERVLNDDRIKHFFANTDMAKQRMHQKAFLTYAFGGSDHYDGRYMREAHKALVEEQGLSSEHFDAVAEDLMETLKEMGVPDDLLAEVAAIAAAPQHKKDVLNQ; encoded by the coding sequence ATGACGACTTTATTTGATAAACTAGGAGGCCAAGCCGCCGTTGACCTGGCAGTAGATAAGTTTTATGAACGGGTTCTAAATGACGATCGCATCAAGCATTTTTTTGCCAATACCGATATGGCTAAACAGCGAATGCACCAGAAAGCATTTCTGACTTATGCTTTTGGTGGCAGCGATCACTATGATGGGCGCTATATGCGAGAAGCCCATAAAGCTTTGGTAGAAGAACAAGGTCTAAGCAGTGAACATTTTGATGCGGTGGCAGAAGACCTCATGGAAACTCTCAAGGAAATGGGGGTTCCTGATGATTTATTGGCAGAAGTAGCGGCGATCGCTGCGGCTCCGCAGCACAAAAAAGATGTATTAAACCAATAA
- a CDS encoding Stp1/IreP family PP2C-type Ser/Thr phosphatase: MKRSFAGLTDTGLVRSVNQDAFYIDDPEGRFFIVADGMGGHAGGQEASRIATETIEKYLVEFWKSSKKTPDLLKEAFLKANQAIVDDQLDHPERSDMGTTAVAVVFRDRNQPWCAHVGDSRLYRLRGQELTQITEDHTWVGRALKAGHLTVDEARKHPWRHVLAQCLGRQDLQQIDLQEFEVQPGDRLLLCSDGLTEELSAEAIGPNLQLKLSGDEAAKKLVNAAKDQGGRDNITVVIVTLD; encoded by the coding sequence ATGAAACGATCTTTCGCGGGTCTGACGGATACGGGACTCGTTCGTTCTGTGAATCAGGACGCCTTCTATATAGATGACCCGGAGGGGCGATTTTTTATCGTAGCCGATGGTATGGGAGGCCATGCGGGAGGCCAAGAGGCCAGTCGAATCGCTACTGAAACCATTGAAAAATATTTAGTGGAATTCTGGAAGTCTTCCAAGAAGACTCCCGATCTGTTGAAAGAAGCTTTTTTGAAGGCTAATCAAGCCATTGTTGACGACCAATTAGACCATCCTGAGCGATCAGATATGGGAACGACTGCGGTGGCGGTCGTATTTCGCGATCGCAATCAACCTTGGTGTGCTCATGTCGGCGATTCTCGGTTATACCGACTGCGCGGACAGGAACTGACTCAGATTACGGAAGATCATACCTGGGTGGGACGAGCACTCAAAGCTGGACACCTCACCGTAGATGAAGCTCGGAAGCATCCCTGGCGGCACGTTCTGGCTCAATGTCTGGGACGCCAGGATTTACAACAGATTGATTTGCAAGAGTTTGAGGTCCAACCGGGCGATCGCCTGTTGCTCTGTAGTGATGGGTTGACTGAGGAACTGTCCGCTGAGGCGATCGGCCCTAATCTGCAATTGAAACTCTCCGGTGACGAAGCGGCCAAGAAACTGGTGAATGCCGCTAAAGATCAAGGGGGACGGGATAATATTACCGTCGTGATTGTCACCCTCGACTAA
- the lpxC gene encoding UDP-3-O-acyl-N-acetylglucosamine deacetylase codes for MNPSYHQFSLTSRLPQGLVAPVERAGVGLHTGSLTRVKILPGVPGEGRCFVRVDLPGCPVIPARVDAVHQTTLSTELAIAQASVRTVEHLLAALMAMGVEDARIEVDGPELPLLDGSALSWVEAIAQVGLVPTISGDQPEITPLSTAVSIYEGDAFVSAIPSPELRFSYGIDFPEPAIGNQWHSWSPSQSSFATDIAPARTFGLARQIEQLRTAGLIKGGSLDNALVCGETGWINPPLRFPNEPVRHKILDLVGDLSLLGPLPLAHFIAYKASHKLHIQLVRALAESRVQI; via the coding sequence ATGAATCCCTCCTACCATCAGTTTTCTTTAACATCCCGTCTTCCACAGGGTTTAGTTGCACCTGTGGAACGCGCTGGGGTGGGATTGCATACAGGGAGCTTGACTCGGGTGAAAATACTGCCCGGTGTACCTGGGGAAGGACGCTGCTTTGTGCGGGTGGATCTTCCTGGGTGTCCGGTGATTCCAGCCCGAGTTGATGCCGTCCATCAGACCACCCTTTCTACCGAACTGGCGATCGCCCAGGCATCAGTGCGAACTGTCGAGCATTTGTTAGCCGCTTTGATGGCAATGGGGGTGGAGGATGCGCGCATTGAAGTGGATGGACCGGAACTGCCCCTATTAGATGGGTCCGCCCTGTCTTGGGTGGAGGCGATCGCCCAAGTCGGCCTAGTCCCGACCATCTCCGGGGACCAGCCAGAAATTACTCCTCTGTCTACTGCGGTTTCCATCTATGAAGGAGATGCTTTTGTGTCGGCCATCCCTTCCCCGGAACTGCGATTTAGTTATGGAATTGATTTTCCTGAACCGGCGATCGGCAACCAGTGGCACAGTTGGTCCCCCAGTCAGTCCAGCTTCGCCACAGATATCGCCCCTGCCCGCACCTTTGGTCTAGCCCGCCAAATCGAACAACTCCGGACTGCCGGTTTAATCAAAGGGGGTAGCTTAGACAATGCCCTGGTTTGCGGGGAAACCGGGTGGATAAATCCCCCTCTACGATTTCCAAATGAACCAGTGCGTCATAAAATTTTAGACTTAGTAGGAGATCTGAGTTTACTCGGCCCTCTGCCCCTGGCTCATTTTATTGCTTACAAAGCGAGTCATAAGCTGCATATCCAGCTTGTGCGCGCCCTGGCAGAATCACGGGTCCAGATTTAA
- a CDS encoding NblA/ycf18 family protein, with translation MSQPIELSLEQQFNVRAFETQVEKMSLEQSQHFLKELYKQMMVRETMYQQFLKHEWGLDQGPRFSSEF, from the coding sequence ATGAGCCAACCGATAGAGCTATCTTTGGAACAACAATTTAACGTCCGCGCCTTTGAAACCCAAGTCGAGAAAATGAGCCTTGAACAGTCTCAGCATTTTCTCAAAGAACTGTACAAACAAATGATGGTCAGAGAAACCATGTATCAGCAATTCCTGAAACATGAATGGGGTTTAGATCAAGGACCACGTTTTAGCAGTGAGTTTTAA
- the fabZ gene encoding 3-hydroxyacyl-ACP dehydratase FabZ: protein MTTSIEVNSVQSAESTPSKTESTSPNGTEAVLKTSFTLEEVQQLLPHRYPFALVDRIIEYVQGERAVGIKNVTFNEPHFQGHFPGRPIMPGVLIVEAMAQVGGVVLTQFPGMEGSLFLFAGIDKVRFRRQVIPGDQLIMTTELVRVSQRRIAKMQARAEVDGQLVTEGELLFSRVD, encoded by the coding sequence ATGACCACTTCTATTGAAGTTAATTCCGTTCAATCAGCAGAGTCTACCCCCAGCAAAACCGAAAGCACCTCCCCGAATGGGACGGAGGCTGTCTTAAAAACCAGCTTTACCTTAGAAGAAGTCCAGCAACTGCTGCCTCACCGTTATCCCTTTGCCCTAGTGGACCGGATTATCGAGTATGTTCAGGGAGAACGGGCGGTTGGGATTAAAAATGTCACCTTTAATGAGCCTCATTTTCAAGGACACTTTCCCGGGCGTCCGATCATGCCTGGGGTGTTAATTGTCGAAGCAATGGCACAAGTCGGCGGTGTGGTTCTGACTCAGTTTCCTGGAATGGAAGGGAGTTTATTTTTATTCGCAGGCATTGATAAAGTCCGTTTCCGTCGTCAAGTCATTCCTGGGGACCAACTGATAATGACCACGGAACTGGTGCGCGTGTCCCAACGGCGGATTGCTAAGATGCAAGCGCGGGCTGAAGTGGATGGTCAATTGGTGACCGAAGGGGAACTCCTGTTCTCGCGAGTAGATTAA
- the folB gene encoding dihydroneopterin aldolase, with protein MDKSVEQRDAIEITGLRYYGYTGYLAEERMLGQWFEVDLTLWVDLLAVGNSDRLEETLDYRLLVERVRHHIETAKVNTMEHLATQIARSILECEQAQKIRVRLTKVSAPIPDFSGKISVEITRSLSDFLNS; from the coding sequence ATGGACAAATCTGTAGAACAAAGAGACGCGATCGAGATTACGGGCCTGCGCTATTACGGTTACACGGGCTACTTGGCTGAAGAACGAATGCTCGGTCAATGGTTTGAAGTGGATTTAACCTTATGGGTGGATTTATTAGCGGTGGGAAACAGCGATCGCCTAGAAGAAACCTTAGATTATCGTCTATTGGTTGAGCGGGTTCGCCATCACATCGAAACCGCTAAGGTCAATACGATGGAACATTTGGCCACCCAAATTGCTCGCTCCATTCTCGAATGCGAGCAAGCTCAAAAAATTAGAGTTCGCTTGACGAAGGTTTCCGCCCCAATCCCCGACTTTTCTGGGAAAATTTCCGTAGAAATCACCCGGTCTCTCTCGGATTTTTTAAATTCATAA
- the lpxB gene encoding lipid-A-disaccharide synthase codes for MATIFISTGEVSGDMQGAMLVEALYRQAHSAGISLEIMALGGAKMAQAGAVLLGNTTGIGSIGILESLPYIWPTLQIQRSAKAYLRNSPPDAIILIDYIGPNLGIGNFAKTHLPQVSRIYYIAPQEWAWSLGDRTTTQIVGLCDRLLAIFPIEARYYHEHGAAVDWVGHPFIDVLESAPTREQARQTLGIDSDELAIALLPASRQQELRYLLPVMFEAAQQIQAHHPSVQFYIPLSWEKYRPTLETEIQRYGLRAKLVEASQSRMAIAAADLAITKSGTVNLEIALLNVPQVVIYRVNPLTAWIARHLLKFSIPFMSAPNLVLMKSIVPELLQESATAENIVREALDLLENPDRRQQMQQDYEQMRAALGEPGVCDRAAQIILGLIQTTGEGQPAGVKTPA; via the coding sequence ATGGCAACAATTTTTATCAGCACCGGGGAGGTGTCTGGGGATATGCAAGGGGCAATGTTGGTAGAAGCCCTCTATCGTCAGGCTCACTCCGCTGGGATATCCCTAGAAATTATGGCCTTGGGTGGGGCAAAAATGGCCCAAGCCGGTGCAGTCCTCCTGGGAAATACGACGGGAATTGGTTCCATAGGGATTCTCGAATCCTTGCCCTATATTTGGCCGACTCTGCAAATCCAGCGCTCTGCTAAAGCCTATCTGCGAAACTCCCCCCCGGATGCGATTATCCTGATTGACTATATCGGTCCAAATCTGGGGATTGGGAATTTTGCCAAGACACACCTGCCCCAGGTGTCGCGAATTTATTATATTGCCCCCCAGGAGTGGGCTTGGTCTTTGGGCGATCGCACCACAACTCAGATTGTCGGACTCTGCGATCGCCTCCTGGCCATTTTTCCCATAGAAGCGCGCTACTACCATGAACATGGTGCAGCGGTTGATTGGGTGGGTCATCCGTTCATTGATGTCCTGGAGAGCGCCCCAACCCGAGAGCAGGCGCGTCAAACCTTGGGAATTGACTCGGATGAACTAGCGATCGCCCTTCTCCCCGCCTCCCGACAACAAGAACTCCGCTATCTCTTACCCGTGATGTTTGAGGCGGCACAGCAGATCCAAGCTCACCATCCATCGGTACAGTTTTATATCCCCTTATCCTGGGAAAAATATCGCCCCACCCTAGAAACCGAGATTCAGCGCTATGGGTTACGCGCTAAATTGGTCGAAGCGAGTCAAAGTCGCATGGCGATCGCTGCTGCTGACTTAGCCATTACCAAATCCGGGACCGTCAATTTAGAAATTGCCCTGTTAAACGTCCCCCAAGTCGTCATCTACCGGGTCAATCCCCTCACCGCTTGGATTGCTCGACATCTGCTCAAATTTTCCATCCCCTTCATGTCCGCCCCCAACCTTGTTTTAATGAAATCTATCGTTCCAGAATTGCTGCAAGAGTCAGCTACAGCCGAGAACATCGTTCGGGAAGCGCTGGACTTACTGGAAAATCCCGATCGCCGGCAGCAAATGCAGCAAGACTATGAGCAAATGCGAGCTGCCTTGGGGGAACCGGGAGTTTGCGATCGGGCGGCACAGATTATTTTGGGGTTGATCCAGACAACCGGCGAGGGACAACCGGCGGGGGTTAAAACCCCCGCCTAA
- a CDS encoding ABC1 kinase family protein — protein sequence MRRSGGTLAIRGKGGTVPYRPKAYRWSRPNYSPNRRRIEIWNFVLQFLASLWSMNKPWTYKGGFTEAKKIARRRKQASWIRETILELGPTFIKLGQLFSTRSDLFPSEYVEELAKLQDRVPAFSYEQAKAIIEEDFGRKVDELFRSFDPVPIAAASLGQVHKAQLHSGEEIVVKVQRPGLKRLFGIDLAIAKTIAHYFQNHPRWGRGRDWLGIYDECYKILYEEVDYINEGRNADTFRRNFRDKEWVRVPRVYWRYSSPRVLTLEYLPGIKISHYEALEAAGLDRKILAKLGAEAYLRQLLNHGFFHADPHPGNLAVSPDGALIFYDFGMMGRIRTDVRVKLLDLFFGIAKKNAEDVVECLIELEALARTDDMGPVRRSIQYILDNLMDQPFEEQSVAAISDDLYAIAYDQPFRFPATFTFVMRAFSTLEGVGKGLDPEFNFMEVAKPFAMQIMTNGNSLDRNTFFNEIGRQAAQVGSTALGLPGRIEDTIEKLERGDIRIRVRSIETDRVLRRIGNVQMGTNLALLVSAFTLSATILLVNGEIWLALIVGAVALLLAGSLIRLIMRIERSDKMM from the coding sequence ATGAGGCGATCGGGAGGTACTCTCGCCATTCGAGGGAAAGGGGGAACCGTACCCTATCGTCCCAAGGCATACCGCTGGAGTCGTCCCAATTACTCCCCCAATCGGCGGCGGATCGAAATTTGGAATTTTGTTTTACAGTTTTTGGCGAGTCTGTGGTCCATGAATAAACCCTGGACCTATAAAGGGGGATTCACAGAAGCCAAAAAAATCGCCAGACGGCGAAAACAAGCCAGTTGGATTCGTGAGACCATATTAGAACTAGGTCCAACGTTTATTAAGTTGGGACAGTTATTTTCAACGCGATCGGACTTGTTTCCTAGTGAATATGTCGAGGAGTTGGCTAAACTCCAAGATCGAGTCCCCGCATTTAGCTATGAACAGGCTAAAGCCATTATTGAGGAAGATTTTGGTCGCAAAGTTGATGAGCTCTTCCGCAGTTTTGATCCGGTCCCGATCGCAGCAGCAAGTTTAGGACAAGTCCACAAGGCGCAACTCCATTCTGGGGAAGAAATTGTGGTCAAGGTCCAGCGTCCAGGACTCAAACGCCTGTTTGGAATTGATTTAGCCATCGCCAAGACGATTGCCCACTATTTCCAAAATCACCCCCGCTGGGGTCGAGGTCGGGATTGGTTGGGAATCTATGACGAGTGCTACAAAATCCTCTACGAAGAGGTTGATTATATTAATGAAGGTCGCAATGCGGATACCTTTCGCCGCAATTTTCGCGATAAAGAATGGGTGCGCGTGCCTCGGGTTTATTGGCGCTATTCTTCCCCTCGCGTGTTGACCCTTGAATATCTTCCGGGGATTAAGATTAGCCATTATGAAGCCCTAGAAGCAGCCGGACTCGATCGCAAAATCCTCGCCAAACTCGGGGCGGAAGCGTATTTAAGACAACTCCTCAATCATGGGTTTTTCCATGCAGACCCCCATCCGGGGAATCTGGCGGTGAGTCCTGATGGGGCGTTAATTTTTTACGACTTTGGCATGATGGGGCGGATCCGCACCGATGTTCGCGTCAAACTGCTGGACCTGTTTTTTGGGATTGCCAAAAAGAATGCCGAGGACGTGGTGGAGTGTCTCATTGAGTTGGAGGCCCTGGCGCGAACGGATGATATGGGACCTGTGCGGCGATCGATCCAGTATATTCTGGATAATTTGATGGATCAGCCCTTTGAGGAGCAGTCGGTGGCGGCGATTAGTGATGATCTCTATGCGATCGCCTACGATCAACCCTTCCGCTTTCCCGCTACATTTACCTTCGTAATGCGTGCCTTTTCAACCCTGGAAGGTGTGGGGAAGGGTCTGGATCCAGAGTTTAACTTTATGGAGGTTGCAAAACCTTTTGCAATGCAGATTATGACGAATGGTAACTCGCTCGATCGCAATACGTTCTTCAATGAAATCGGACGGCAAGCCGCGCAAGTCGGATCAACGGCGTTGGGTTTACCTGGCCGAATTGAGGATACGATAGAGAAACTAGAACGTGGGGACATTCGCATCCGCGTCCGATCCATTGAAACTGATCGGGTGCTGCGGCGGATTGGTAACGTTCAAATGGGGACCAACTTAGCCTTATTGGTGAGTGCATTTACCCTCTCGGCAACGATTTTATTGGTGAACGGTGAAATCTGGCTGGCCCTAATTGTCGGGGCTGTGGCACTCTTGCTGGCGGGAAGTTTGATCCGACTGATTATGCGGATCGAACGGTCAGATAAAATGATGTAA
- the purC gene encoding phosphoribosylaminoimidazolesuccinocarboxamide synthase: MAAMEKLYEGKAKILYTTEDPEVVLSQFKDDATAFNALKRGTIVGKGQMNCAIGTALFNLLESKGIPTHFIEQTSPNSMRVKRVQIVPVEVVVRNIAAGSLCKQTGIPQGTVLKQPLVEFFYKKDELGDPLLTRDRLLLLELATPEQVEQLRTMALEINQILSEFFHKCQIILVDFKLEFGFDGKGNLILADEISPDTCRLWDESQSDPTARILDKDRFRQDLGNVENAYQQVLERVLSHLST; encoded by the coding sequence ATGGCGGCGATGGAAAAACTCTATGAAGGCAAAGCGAAAATCCTATATACCACCGAAGACCCCGAGGTAGTGCTCTCCCAGTTTAAAGATGATGCCACCGCCTTTAATGCACTTAAACGGGGGACCATCGTCGGTAAAGGGCAGATGAACTGTGCGATCGGCACGGCCCTGTTTAACCTGCTGGAATCCAAAGGAATCCCCACCCATTTCATCGAGCAAACCAGTCCGAACTCCATGCGAGTCAAGCGGGTGCAGATCGTCCCGGTAGAGGTTGTCGTCCGGAATATTGCTGCGGGAAGTTTGTGCAAGCAAACCGGGATCCCCCAGGGAACCGTCCTCAAACAGCCCCTGGTGGAATTTTTCTATAAAAAAGATGAACTAGGGGACCCCTTGTTAACCCGCGATCGCCTGCTGTTATTAGAACTTGCCACCCCAGAACAAGTAGAGCAACTGCGGACAATGGCATTGGAAATCAACCAAATCCTCTCAGAATTTTTCCATAAGTGTCAAATTATCCTAGTTGACTTTAAACTGGAGTTCGGATTCGATGGCAAGGGGAACCTAATTCTTGCCGATGAAATCAGTCCTGATACTTGCCGACTCTGGGATGAATCCCAGAGTGATCCCACTGCCCGAATCCTGGATAAAGACCGATTCCGGCAGGATTTGGGAAACGTAGAAAATGCCTATCAGCAAGTCCTTGAACGGGTGCTTTCTCATCTATCCACTTAA
- the lpxA gene encoding acyl-ACP--UDP-N-acetylglucosamine O-acyltransferase codes for MKTLIHPTAVIHPDAELHPTVEVGPYAVIGAQVKVGADTTIGPHVAIEGCTEIGARNRIFPGAAIGFEPQDLKYSGAASLTKIGDGNTIREYVTINRATGEGEATAIGNDNLLMAYVHIAHNCEIGDRVVITNTVQLAGHVRIENHARIGGVLGIHQFVHIGELAMVGGMTRIDRDVPPYMLVEGNPSRVRSLNQIGLKRAGVSPDDLSVLKKAFRLIYRSEETFKQALEQLTDLPQTPYLLHLSEFLRQSITGDRRGPIPGRRRDSSPE; via the coding sequence ATGAAAACTCTGATTCATCCGACGGCAGTCATCCATCCGGATGCGGAACTGCACCCGACTGTTGAAGTCGGACCTTATGCCGTGATTGGGGCGCAAGTCAAAGTAGGTGCAGATACGACCATTGGTCCTCATGTGGCGATCGAGGGTTGCACGGAAATCGGGGCGCGCAATCGCATTTTTCCAGGGGCAGCGATCGGGTTTGAGCCACAGGATCTCAAGTATTCTGGGGCTGCAAGTCTCACGAAAATAGGCGATGGGAATACGATTCGCGAGTATGTGACGATTAATCGAGCCACGGGAGAGGGAGAGGCGACGGCGATCGGCAATGATAATTTGTTGATGGCCTATGTGCATATCGCCCACAATTGTGAAATTGGCGATCGCGTGGTGATTACCAATACGGTGCAACTCGCCGGTCATGTTCGCATTGAAAATCACGCCAGAATTGGCGGAGTTTTAGGCATCCATCAGTTCGTGCATATTGGGGAACTGGCAATGGTGGGGGGGATGACGCGGATCGATCGCGATGTCCCGCCCTATATGTTAGTCGAGGGCAATCCCTCTCGGGTGCGATCGCTCAATCAGATCGGTCTCAAACGCGCCGGAGTCTCACCGGATGACTTGTCTGTACTCAAAAAAGCCTTTCGCCTGATTTATCGCTCTGAGGAGACGTTTAAACAGGCGCTGGAACAATTAACGGACCTGCCCCAAACCCCCTATCTCCTCCATCTGTCCGAGTTCCTGCGTCAGTCCATCACGGGCGATCGCCGGGGACCGATTCCCGGACGGCGACGTGATTCGAGTCCAGAATAA